GCCGCCCTCACCTACATCCTGGCCTTCGGTTCGACGAAGGCGGTGACCAACTTCGCCGCGGGCACCCTCTCCGACCGGTACGGCCGCAAGCCGGTGCTGGTCGCCGGATGGCTGATCGCACTGCCCGTGCCCGCGATGCTGGCGTGGGGGCCGACGTGGGGCTGGATCGTCGCCGCGAACGTCCTCCTTGGCGTGAACCAGGGGCTGACCTGGTCCACGACGGTCATCATGAAGATCGACCTGGCCGGTCCGGAGCGGCGCGGCCTGGCGATGGGCCTCAACGAGGCCGCCGGGTACGGGGCGGTGGCCGCGACCGCGATGGCGACGGGCGCGATCGCCGAGCACGCCGGGCTGCGCCCCGAGCCGTTCCTGCTGGGCGCCGCGTATCTCGTCCTGGCCCTCGGCCTGTCGGTGTTCGCCGTCCGCGAGACCCGCGAGCACGCGCGAGCCGAGGCCGCGCTGCATCCCGTACAGGCCGTGGCGGAACGGGAGTTGACGACCAGGCAGATCGCACGCCGGACCAGCTTCGGCGACCGGGCCCTGTCGGCTGCGAGCCAGGCGGGCATGGTCAACAACCTCAACGACGCCCTCGCGTGGGGCATCTTCCCGCTGCTGTTCGCCGCGCACGGCCTGTCGGTGGCACAGATCGGCGTCCTCGCGGCCCTCTATCCGGCGGTGTGGGGAGCGGGGCAGCTGGTCACGGGGTGGTGGTCGGACCACATCGGCCGCAAACACCTCATCACGGCGGGGATGTTGCTCCAGGCGGCCGCGATCGCCCTGGTCGCCGAGGGGACGACGTTCCCGGCATGGGCGGCGGCCCAGGCCCTACTGGGCCTCGGCACAGCCCTGGTCTACCCGACCCTCCTGGCCGTCATCGGCGACGTGGCCCATCCGGCCTGGCGGGCCCGAGCGGTCGGCGTCTACCGACTGTGGCGCGACGGAGGGTTCGCGGTGGGGGCGCTGCTGGCGGGGGTGCTGGCCGACGCGTACGGGTTGACGACGGCGATCTGGACGGTCGCCGCGTTGACGGCGGCTTCGGGACTGACAGTGGCGGTACGCATGTACGAAACCCGCCCGACAACCCCCTAGGGGCGCGGGGAACCGCGCGACAAGCCGCGACGGTGCCGCAGACAGCGGACGACCGGTGTGTTCAACGAAGCTCCGACCGGAACCCCGCCGGTGTCACCTCCGTGTGCTGGTGGAAGAACTTGGAGAAGTTCGCGGCGTCCGGGAACCCCACCGCCGCGCCCACCCGCCCGATCGGCATGTCCGTGTGGGCCAGCAGCCGTTTCGCCTCCAGGATGACCCGCTTGTCGATGAACCCCTTGGGTGTCTCGCCGGTGGCGGCGCGGACGGCTCGTACCAGGGTCCGGCGCGAGTACCCGAGCTGGTCGGCGTACGCGCTGACGCTGTGGTTCCTGGCGAAGCCCCGCTCCACCGCGTCCCGGAAGAGCGTGAAGGTCGTGTCGCCCTGGTGGCGTGCCGCTTCCGCCGAGCTCGCCGCGAGATGGGCGAGGCGCAGCAGGAACGCCGTCAGTGAGTGCCGCAGCACCGCGGTGTGCAGACTCAGCGGCAGGGTCGTGGTGTCCTCGTACTCGCGTTGCAACTGGGCCAGCGCCGAGCGCAGGGCGGGGAGCCGGGCCTCGTCGGGGTGGAGCAGGGGCGGCAGGTCGTAGCGGTAGAGGCCGGTCGCCTCGACCGTGGCGCGGGGCAGGAAGCCGGGCTGCATGGTCAGGACGGTCCCGCGGTAGTCGTCCGTCCCGGAGAAGCGGTGGACCTGGCCGGGGCGGATCCACAGCAGGTCACCGGCGTTCGCCTCGTACTCGGCGAAGTCGATCATGTGCCGCACGGGCCCCTCGGCGAAGAGCATCACGACATGGAAGTCGATGCGGTGCACCCGCTCCAGCGGTGCGTCCGTGGCGTGCCAGGTGCGGCCGGCGCCCATTCGGCCCACCTGCATGCCGACGCCGAGGACGCTCTGGTCGGCCGGGAACGGAAACGTCCGTATCGCGTCGCCACCTTGAGCGCTCGCGTCCGCGATATCCGCCATTTCCACCATGTCCGTCTCGTGCCGTCTCACCCGTGCGCGCCCCTTGCTCAGCCGTGCGCGGCGCGCCTTGCGGTGTCCCACTTTCACCACAGCCTGACACACGCCGACCTTCCCTCTCAAAAGTCAGACTTTTACTTTTGAACGCGTTGGACCAGCTACTTCGCTCCGATCGAGGACTTTTTGAAGATGAGCACGCAGACCCCGGACCGCTTCGAATGGACCGAACTCGACCGGCGTGCCGTCGACACGGCCCGCCTTCTCGCGGCCGACGCCGTACAGCGGGTCGGCAACGGCCACCCGGGCACGGCGATGAGCCTCGCCCCCGCCGCGTACACGATCTTTCAGAAGGTGATGCGGCACGACCCCGCCGACCCCGAGTGGACCGGCCGTGACCGCTTCGTCCTCTCCCCCGGCCACACCTCGCTGACCCTGTACACGCAGCTCTTCCTCGCCGGGTACGAGCTGGAGCTCGACGACCTCAAGTCGTTCCGGACGCACGGTTCGAAGACGCCGGGGCACCCCGAGTACGGTCACACCGCCGGGGTCGAGACGACGACCGGGCCGCTCGGGCAGGGTGTCGCCAACGCCGTCGGCATGGCGATGGCGGCCCGCTACGAGCGCGGCCTGTTCGACCCGGAGGCGCCCGAGGGCGAGTCCCCGTTCGACCACACCATCTGGGCGATCGTCTCCGACGGCGACCTGCAGGAGGGCGTCTCCGCCGAGGCCTCCTCGCTCGCCGGCCACCAGAAGCTCGGCAACCTGGTCTTCCTCTACGACGACAACCACATCTCCATCGAGGGCGACACCGCGACCGCGTTCTCCGAGGACGTGCTGAAGCGCTACGAGGCGTACGGCTGGCACGTGCAGCGGATCGAGCCGGAGCTCGGCGGCGACGTCGACGTCCACGCCCTGTACGCCGCGCTGAGGGCGGCGCAGGCCGAGACCGAGCGGCCCTCGATCATCGCGATGCGCACGATCATCGCGTGGC
The DNA window shown above is from Streptomyces chartreusis and carries:
- a CDS encoding MFS transporter, which gives rise to MTTHTEARAVRLGLRANLAQFSLLVLVNALVGGMLGQERTVLPLLADDVFHLSAYTAALTYILAFGSTKAVTNFAAGTLSDRYGRKPVLVAGWLIALPVPAMLAWGPTWGWIVAANVLLGVNQGLTWSTTVIMKIDLAGPERRGLAMGLNEAAGYGAVAATAMATGAIAEHAGLRPEPFLLGAAYLVLALGLSVFAVRETREHARAEAALHPVQAVAERELTTRQIARRTSFGDRALSAASQAGMVNNLNDALAWGIFPLLFAAHGLSVAQIGVLAALYPAVWGAGQLVTGWWSDHIGRKHLITAGMLLQAAAIALVAEGTTFPAWAAAQALLGLGTALVYPTLLAVIGDVAHPAWRARAVGVYRLWRDGGFAVGALLAGVLADAYGLTTAIWTVAALTAASGLTVAVRMYETRPTTP
- a CDS encoding helix-turn-helix domain-containing protein is translated as MADIADASAQGGDAIRTFPFPADQSVLGVGMQVGRMGAGRTWHATDAPLERVHRIDFHVVMLFAEGPVRHMIDFAEYEANAGDLLWIRPGQVHRFSGTDDYRGTVLTMQPGFLPRATVEATGLYRYDLPPLLHPDEARLPALRSALAQLQREYEDTTTLPLSLHTAVLRHSLTAFLLRLAHLAASSAEAARHQGDTTFTLFRDAVERGFARNHSVSAYADQLGYSRRTLVRAVRAATGETPKGFIDKRVILEAKRLLAHTDMPIGRVGAAVGFPDAANFSKFFHQHTEVTPAGFRSELR